GGTCGTCGTGGTCACCTGCCACCTGAGCTGCTTCGAGCTGCTCGGTGTCTATTGTGCCCTTCGCTACCCGACCTACATTGTGGGGGCACGGATTGACGACGAGAAACTGAACGCAATTCTCCTGAAATCGAGGGAACGTCTCGGCGCGACCAACATCTACAAGGGAGAAGCCAATCTGGCTCTATTCAAGGCCCTCAAGAAAGGAGCCCTTCTCGGTCTGCTCATCGATCAGGACATCAAGGTGAAGTCCGTCTTCGTCGATTTCTTCGGCCGTCCCGCCTCCACTCCGGTCGGTCCTGCCCTTCTGGCCCAACGGACCGGCGCAGTCTGTCTGGGAGCCGGCATTCGACGCATCGGCCGCAAACAACACCTTACCTTCACCCCGGAGATCGAGATCGCCCGAACCGGGGATACCGAAGCGGATCTGCTGACCAATACCCGTCGGTTCTCCGAGGTCACCGAGACCTTCATCCGCCAGGCCCCCACCCAATGGGTCTGGATGCACCGTCGTTGGAAGACGCAACCGGGCCACGACGAAGGAACCGGCACAGGGGCCGCCCAGGGCGCCTGAACCACCCCGGGCCGGTAAAACGCGACCGCCGCCGGCCGCGAACTTACGCTTTCCCTTCCCACGGAAAGCGGCCTAGACTTTCCTCTTGATCGATCTTCCTCTACACAAAGTCGGCATCTTGCAGACCGGCTCCATCCACTTCGCAGGCGTTTCCCTCCGGTGATGATCCGGAATGCCTGGAATCGGTTTCGCCGGGGCACCCGCAGTGCGGTTCTCTGTCCCTTGTTCCGCATGGCCATTGTCGTCTGCCGGGTGGTGCCTCACCGCTGGTCCCACGCCTTCTTCGGCATGATGGGAGGTCTGGCCTACTTCCTGATCGGACGGGACCGACGCCGAACCATCGCTCACCTGACTCAGGCCTTCGGCAATGAGTCCTCACCCGCCCAGATCCGCCGGATGGCCCGAGAGGTCTTCCGCAATCTCGGGATGAGTTTCGCCGACCTCCTCATTTCACAATCCATCACCACCAAGGAACAACTCGACGAGATCCTTACGGTTGAGGGTGCCGAACACCTGGAGCAGGCCTTCCAACGGGGAAACGGCGTGGTCACCCTCACCTGTCACCTGAGTGCCTTCGAACTGACCGGCGTCTATTGCGCACTGCGCTACCCGACCTATATCGTCGGAGCCCGCATTGACGACGAGAAGCTCAATGCGCTGCTCCTAGAATCCCGGGAACGCCTGGGGGCAACCAATATCTACAAGGGCGAAGCCAACCTGAAACTCTTCCGGGCCCTCAAACAGGGAGCCCTCCTCGGCCTGCTCATCGATCAGGATATCGCGGTCAAGTCGGTCTATGTCGATTTCTTCGGCCACCCCGCCTCGACCCCGGTCGGACCCGCCCTCCTCGCCCAACGGACCAACGCCGCCTGTATTGCCATGGCCATACGCAGGGTCGATGGAAAGCTGCACCTGACCATCGCCCCGGAGATCCCCATCGACCGGACCGGGGACACCGAGGCCGACCTTCTCTCCAACACCCGCCGGTTTTCCGAAATCACGGAGGCCTTCATCCGCCAGGCCCCCACCCAATGGGTCTGGATGCACCGCCGCTGGAAGACCCAGCCCGGAGAGCAGGAAGTGGCCTAGAGATCGTCCGGCACGTGGGGTTTCCCTTCAATGACCGAAGAGCCTTTCTGCCCGAGCATGAGGAGTTGTTGATCCGCACCCTGATGGCCCGTCTGGCCGCCTTTCCCTCGCTCTACATCGTCGATCCGGCCAATGAGTACAACCTTTATCTGGCCGACCGCAACAGCCTGCTCAATGACGCCTTTGCCATACGCTTCGCCCGGCTCATCCGCGCCCATGACCCCTACTTGCACCCAATGGGCATCCATGTGACCGCCGCCGAGCGGATGGATCCTCCCTTCCAGGATCGATTCCGTCACAACCCCGAAATCGATATTCTCCTCATGCGGACCTGGGGAGCCTTGGGCAACCAGGAGGGCACAGTCTCCGGCAAGCGTATCCGACTGAAGGACCCCCATCTTGTCACAAGTAAACAACTACACCAGAACCGCATCCTCATCCTGCGTGAATCCGGGGGCTGAAAACCGATTGCCTTTGCCCGATGAGGCGGAGCATTCGCTCGATCACCTGATCTGCCGGGGCGTCAACCCGGGGTCGCCCTCCACTACGCCCAGCCGGGGTTCCGTCGTATCAGGATCCATCCCGACGGCACCCTAATCCGGCGCACCCTGTGCAAACCGCCGACAACCGGGTTTGTAACATAATAAGTGACAAACCCATCCAACCCTCGGGACGGGAGTCCGGCCGACCGCCCCCTTGCCCGGCAAGACCCGGCCTCAAGGCTTGGCGGGAGCGCGATTCCGGTTTCTGATGGGAGCCTGCAACCCATGGAGACCTTCTGCACGATTGCCGCCTACAAGTTCGCCGACCTGACCGGTCTGGAGGAACTGCGCCCCCGCCTGAAGGCCCGCTGCCTGGACCTCGACCTCAAGGGAACCATTCTGGTGAGCCCGGAAGGGATCAATGTCTTTGTCTCGGGCACGGACGCCGCGATCGAGGCGATCCTAAGGGAGATCCAGGGCATTTCCGGACTCGAGGACCTCGAGCCCAAGTACAGCCGAGCGACCGAACAGCCCTTCAACCGGATGCTGGTCAAGATCAAGAAGGAGATCATCGCCTTCGGTGTGGAGGGGATTCGTCCCACCCGCCAGACAACGCCCAAACTCGCCCCAAAGGATCTGAAGCAGTGGCTGGACGAGGGACGGCCCGTCACCCTTCTGGACACGCGTAACGACTACGAGGTCAAACTCGGCACCTTCCACGGGGCCCGACCAGTCGGCATCGACCACTTTCGTGACTTTCCGGAAGCAGTGCGCCGCCTGCCTTCGTCAATGAAGGACGAACCGATCGTGATGTTCTGCACGGGCGGCATCCGTTGCGAGAAGGCCGGTCCGTTCATGCAGGGCGAAGGATTCAAGAATGTTCTTCAGCTTGAGGGCGGTATCCTCAAGTACTTCGAGGAATGCGGCGGGGCCCACTACGACGGGGAGTGTTTTGTTTTCGACCGCCGGGTCGGGCTCAACGGTTCCCTTGAAGAGACCGGATCCGTCCTCTGCTTTGCCTGCCAGATGCCCCTGACTGTGGAGGAGCAGAAGGATCCCCGCTACGTGCCCGACATCTCCTGTCCCTACTGCCACGAAGGCTCCGCCGAGACCGCCGATAGCTGATCGAGGCGCGCCGGGATACCCCTGGATCCTCCGCCGTCGGCCTTGACCCAATGCCGGGCGGGTTCAACGTGGTGGCGTCGCAATCATGCCTGAGTCCACACCTGCAAATTCCGTCAAACCCGACAAGTCGACCGGTCGCGTCGTCAATCCCGAGGTCCTTCATCTCGACCCGCGCATCCTCGACATGCCTCTCGCGGCCCCCTGGCAGCGGGCCGGTGCCATGGCCGCGGATCTCCTGGTCATCGGCGCTTTATCCCTCCTGGCCGGCCCTGTCCTCGGGCTTCTCACCGGCGTGACCATGGCGTCCATCGGCAGCCGGCGGGTGAGCAAGGCCAGGTTCTGGCAGGCCTTCCGCTGGGTCTTGATCCTGCTCGGTGCCGGCGTGGTGATTCTTTCCAGCTTTCTGCTGGTCGGGCGCCCGATCATCCGCACCGCGGCCTTCAATCTCGGGTCCGTTGCCGCCGGACCTTCAATTGAGACCGTCTACATTTCCCCCTCCGCGGGGACAGTCGAATTGCGGCGTGCGGCTGGTACCCTCCAGTCTCAGGTTGACCAGCTGGTGGAAGAAAACGAACGACTGAGACAATCGGCCCGGGGCAACTCTCTGGTCAATACCGCCACCGACTTCTCCAGCACCCTTGGACTGACCTTTGGTTGGGCCGGTGTCTACTTCACCCTCTGCACCGTATGGCTGAAAGGCCTGACCCCGGGGAAATGGCTTTTTCGCACCCGTGTGGTCAAACTCGACGGACGCCCGCTCACCCCGATGGACGCGTTTGTCCGCTATGGCGGCTATGCCGCCGGCCTGGCCACGGGATCGATCGGGTTCCTCCGCCTGCTCTGGGACCCCAATCTCCAGGCGATCGAGGACAAGATCGCCGGGACCGTGGTTGTCAGGTCCGGCCGGAAAGAACGGTCGGGTCCGCAGAAGACTTTCGACGGCCCACCGGCTGAAAATGAGAAGTGACGCGGTT
This sequence is a window from Opitutaceae bacterium. Protein-coding genes within it:
- a CDS encoding lysophospholipid acyltransferase family protein, with the protein product MIRNAWNRFRRGTRSAVLCPLFRMAIVVCRVVPHRWSHAFFGMMGGLAYFLIGRDRRRTIAHLTQAFGNESSPAQIRRMAREVFRNLGMSFADLLISQSITTKEQLDEILTVEGAEHLEQAFQRGNGVVTLTCHLSAFELTGVYCALRYPTYIVGARIDDEKLNALLLESRERLGATNIYKGEANLKLFRALKQGALLGLLIDQDIAVKSVYVDFFGHPASTPVGPALLAQRTNAACIAMAIRRVDGKLHLTIAPEIPIDRTGDTEADLLSNTRRFSEITEAFIRQAPTQWVWMHRRWKTQPGEQEVA
- a CDS encoding rhodanese-like domain-containing protein — translated: METFCTIAAYKFADLTGLEELRPRLKARCLDLDLKGTILVSPEGINVFVSGTDAAIEAILREIQGISGLEDLEPKYSRATEQPFNRMLVKIKKEIIAFGVEGIRPTRQTTPKLAPKDLKQWLDEGRPVTLLDTRNDYEVKLGTFHGARPVGIDHFRDFPEAVRRLPSSMKDEPIVMFCTGGIRCEKAGPFMQGEGFKNVLQLEGGILKYFEECGGAHYDGECFVFDRRVGLNGSLEETGSVLCFACQMPLTVEEQKDPRYVPDISCPYCHEGSAETADS
- a CDS encoding RDD family protein is translated as MPESTPANSVKPDKSTGRVVNPEVLHLDPRILDMPLAAPWQRAGAMAADLLVIGALSLLAGPVLGLLTGVTMASIGSRRVSKARFWQAFRWVLILLGAGVVILSSFLLVGRPIIRTAAFNLGSVAAGPSIETVYISPSAGTVELRRAAGTLQSQVDQLVEENERLRQSARGNSLVNTATDFSSTLGLTFGWAGVYFTLCTVWLKGLTPGKWLFRTRVVKLDGRPLTPMDAFVRYGGYAAGLATGSIGFLRLLWDPNLQAIEDKIAGTVVVRSGRKERSGPQKTFDGPPAENEK